A window of Heliomicrobium undosum genomic DNA:
CGTGTGAGTTCCGATGCCCGGATGCGGCCGATGGTGAACCCCGCCTTCAGCAAAGCGAAGTATTCGTTCCACTGGCGGAGATCGGTGATCACGATGTTATCGTCCGGCCCCGTTTCCTCCTCGATTTGCCGAAGAAGATAGTTCACCCAAACGTCCGGGCTGATTTGACGAAGGGCTTGTCCAACGTCTTGGTAGAGTTCGCGGGGCTTGCCGTTTTGAGCCGCGTCGGGAAATAGGTCATTGCAGACAGCGCGGAGAGCATCCCCCAAAGCATACCGTTGGAAACCGAAGTGGTTTACCAGATAATCCGCCACCGAATCCTTGCCGGCGCGCATCTTACCGGTCAGTGCAATTCGAACTCCTGTCATTATGCGATCTTCCTTTCATTTCTCTTATTGTCGATGGCTTCCCATCGCTTCAAAACCTCGAGCTTTTTGAACAGCCGTTCGTAGTAATAAATATCCCGTCGAGTAAGCCCGTGGACTTTTCGTTGTTCGCCAGGCTTCATTTGTTTGGTGATGCCGTTCATGAAGGTGATGAACAAACGGCCCTCCCCTTCTGCCTGCGCCAAAACCTTGCGATATTCAATGACCTTTCCCAAGCATGTGCTCCTTTCTACGCTGCCCTGGCCCTGGCGACCTCGGCATATTCCTCTTCCCGTTCAATTAAGATGAAGTTAAAACCATTCTTCCGGGCGGCTACCGCTGTACTGCCGCTGCCACCAAAGGGATCGAGGACGATGCCTCCCGGCGGCGTGACCAGTTTAATCAGCCATGCCATCAATTCAACGGGCTTCACGGTCGGGTGATGGTTGCGGCTCTTTACCGGCTTTCGTTCGTTGCCGTCCAGCGTGTACTTGCTGTTGATGACGCCGCGCCCCGATCCCGGATAGGTGCGCCGCTCCTCCAGGTCGATGACGTTGCCTTGCCAGTCGCTGTTGCGATCCTTCTTCGATGATTTCTTGGACAGTTCTTTCGGCGTGATATTGAAGAAAGGGCTGTACCATTCATCGGCGTCCACGGTCACGCAGTTGGCCGGGAAGCGCCCTTCCTCCGGGGGCAGGCCGTCCTCCGTCATGTAGCCCATGACCTCACTGGTGTTCTTCCAACTGTTCGTGTTGTTCTCGACAGGATGGTGCCGCAGCTTCTGCCGTTCCTTTTCGTCAGCGAAGGGGATCCGGCAGTCACGAATGTTGATGGCGCCAGTACCATACTGCTCAACGGTATCGCAGGTATTGCCTAGCAAAGGCTTCCTCGCCAAGATTACCGGCTCGTGTGCGGGTTTTAGCGATGTCCCCCAACCATGCCACTGTTTGGCGAGGTCCGTGGTAGGCTCGGTAATCTGATGAACGATTTTCCCCGTCTGCTCACCGGCAAACAACGAGGAACCATCGGCTCTGCCGTGGCCGTTGCGCTTATCCGGCACTTCTCGTTCGCCGATGACATGCCGTTCCACCCCGGCCCGTTTGTCGAAGGCTTTACTGATGTCCAAGCTTTTGGGGAAGCCGCTTGTGTACAGCCATTCAACGACATCTCGGATCTCAAACCCGGCCATGCGGAGGGAAATCGTCATCAGGTCCTGTGTTCGCGTACCGGAGAAGCACAGGATATGGCCGCCCGGCTTCAATACGCGGAATACCTCATTCCAGATGGCCGGTCCCGGGACAAAGCTGTCCCAGGACTTGCCCATGAATCCGTTAGCTCGGTGGGTGTAGTCCTCACCGGCCATCCATTTGGAGAGAACCTCACGGATATTGGGCTCTTTGGAAAGACCATAAGGTGGGTCGGTGACGCAGGAGTCGATGGAGTTGTCGGGAATGGACTTCAGGATATCCAGAGAGTCTCCAGTCAGAACCACGTTCTTCGGTGTATCTGATGCCAATGGATGACCTCCTTTTATTTCTTAAGCAAAGCTCATTTGTTATAATGGTGACGAGAAGAGTTCTGAAAGGCAGGTGCCTAATGCTCGGGATGTTAGAGTTAACCGTAGGTTCCATCTTTCTAGTCCTTTTACTTGTGTTCGTTAAAGTAGGCATTCCCGTTTTACTTATCATAGGAGCCTACATCGCATATAAAAGGTTCAGTTCACCGGCTGAAGTTGCGAAAAGGCGATATGCCAAAGGTGAAATTACCTTTCAGGAGTTACAGGATATCCTGAGGAATTTAGAAGTCATGAAGTAGCCTCTTTCGCTAACTCGCTTTATCCCACATCGTCTTCGGCAGCTTCCCCACCGTATCCATCAGGAGTTCATAGACGTCCAGGTCCATCAGATCGGCCTGGGCGTTTTCTTTTTGGCTAATCAAATCCCGCAGGGTCGGCCGTTTTTCCCGCAGCTTCCGCATGGCCCGGTTATGGCCCTCCATATGGGGACCGTGGTGTTCCTTCAACGTGTCCCATTTTAGGGGGTCCATGGCGCGAACCGTTTCAAACATAGAAGTAACCACGTCGTGGGTATCTTCTTGGGCACCACGCTCCCAGATACGCTGTTTGAACACATGCTTCACCAGGGCTTCCTCGGAAAAATCCAGCATGAACGGAGGCATCATCACGCCCATGGGGTAAAGGGAGCGGATGGCTTGCAACGGTTCTCTAGGATGATCCTTCTTCATTTGCTTGCACCTAGCAAGCTGTTCCTCCATCATCCCGTGATATAGCCAAGGGTCACGTGCCTCATAGGGAATTACATATCCCCAAGGTTTATTAGCCCGGAAGCCTCCGGCGATCCGACGGTTCCGAAGCGTGTAGGTGATGAGGTGGTCGTAGACCGTTTTGCTCACGCCGATGAAAAGGAAGGTCACTGTCTCGCCACGGATCGGCTCGTAAGAATGTCCTGCTTTGACCATGCCGTTGAGGAACCGATCCGTGTTTCCCATGTCGTCGTACTTGCCGAGGTAAAGAGCTGATGCGAAGGCGGAGGATTTTCGCCCCTTATCGGTAGACCGCAATGCGATCACTCGGCCATGCTGGACCGGCTTGCATCCTTCCTTGACATAGTTCTCATTGATGAACTGCTCCAGATTGCGGAGATCGGTCAGCCGTTCTGGCTCAAGGTGGGTGCGTTCACTCCAGCAGATGGGAGTGAGGTCAATCGTAAATCGGCTCAAGCAGTCTTCCTCCCCTCTGTTCCGGTATGGCCGAATCCGCCGCTGCCTCGTTTGGTTTTTCTAAGGTCTACTGAGTCTGAATAATCTACGCCAAATAAAACAGGTTGAAAAACCATTTGAGCGATCCGGTCCCCTTGAAGGATGCGAAACTGTTCCTCACCAAAGTTAATTAAAATGACGCGAAGCTCACCGGCATAATCAGCATCGATGGTTCCTGGTGAATTCAGCACCGTAATCCCTTCTTTTAATGCCAATCCACTCCTGGGTCGGATTTGAGCCTCCACACCCACAGGTAGCTGGATGCCAATACCTGTCCGAACAAGAACGCGTTCCCCTGGTTCTACCCAAAACTCTTGATAGCCTAAGTTTTTTTCAATGCAATCAATTTCGTCTAGAGGAAACACTCCGAGAGCGTGAAGATCAAAACCACTAGCGTATTCCGTCTGTTGTTTGGGAAAAATGGCCTCTGGGTGAAGACGAATGATTTCAACGTTCAAATCTGTTCCCCCTAACCTGCCTTGTTTAATTCATGAAACTTCCGCTTTGGATACTCGTAATTCTTTCGCACATCTCCCCATGAGGACACTCGTGTAAAGTAGCCAATAACCCGCGTCAGATGATCTGTAATTGGCTGCCCACAGATGGGGCAGGTAGTCCCGGTGCCGACGATCGCCATATGACCGTGGGCGCAAATGCCAAATCCATAGTTGATGGCGAAGTGTTCAATTCCCTCGGATAAGGAAATCAGGATGAGTTTCTTCATTATATAAGGGTCAGTGATCTGTTCCTGAACATTCAGGTGAAGGATGCCGCCGCCGCTGACGTGTTTCATAAACCGGCCCGTCAGTTTGATGCGGTCGACGGTGCCCATATCGGCAATGAGCGGGACATACTGATTCGAATACAGTTCAAAGGGTTGCAACTTTCCATAGACAAGCCGGTCCTTTTTCGCCAAGGTAGCTGCCGTGCTTTCCGCAGGAATTTCCTCGGTGTTGAAGGAATGACCTGTTCCCCGACTGAAGATGGCGGCGTATTCCTCCGTCCGCTTCAGTACCTTTTCGGTAAACGCCTGGCCCTCAGCGGTTTCCATCGGCAGCCCCATGAACTCGCACATCTCATATTGGCCGTGGATGCCGATGGTGGAGAACAGCATGTCCAGCGAGAACCAATCGAGGGGCTTGAAGAACTTCAGGAATCCTTTCTTCACTCGGCGGCGAAGGATTTCTTCCCGGTGGACCAGCAGCAAATCTCTTGCCATTCTCGCCCGGCGATCCAACAGAACAAAGAAATGCTTCTCGTCACGCGCATCCAGCGCAAGACGGGGGAAGTTGATGGTCACCACTCGGTGGGAACCGATGTTTAGGCCGCCGTTGCCGAAGCTATCGGCCCTGTACTTCATCCGTTCGGTGTCGTTTACGTAACGGCAGCACATTGCGATCTTGGAGCCTTCATTGGCGTAGATGTTGAGCACACCCAGTTTGACGTTAATCCGGCTGATAAAGTCCAGGAAGTCCTCGTCGATGGGTCGCCGATCCTTATCGACCGACAGGTTGGCCGTCATGACGGGGAAGCGGTACGGCAGGCCAGTAGACGGGTCGCCTTGGGCGAAGAACTCGGCGATTACCTTCTGCACGGTCATCACATACTCGACATCTACTTCCGTCCCGTCGGGATACCGGTACTCTTCAAAGAGCTTCTTGAGGTTTTCCCGGTCAAAGATAGACACGTTAGAAAAGGGCGATTGGCCCGAAATTCTGAACTTGTTATTGGCCACGTGGACGAACTTTTGCCAGAGGTTCTCGATATAGGCCCGGTCCTCCGCTCTTTCCGGATCGCGACCTTCCTTTTTGAGATACCACGCCAGGTTGACGATAAAAT
This region includes:
- a CDS encoding AAA family ATPase, which gives rise to MTGVRIALTGKMRAGKDSVADYLVNHFGFQRYALGDALRAVCNDLFPDAAQNGKPRELYQDVGQALRQISPDVWVNYLLRQIEEETGPDDNIVITDLRQWNEYFALLKAGFTIGRIRASELTRLRRMKAMGETVKYSRLRHETEQTVDKFCVDFEITNEGSRQELYNLVDAALLRLKKEVA
- a CDS encoding DNA-methyltransferase, translating into MASDTPKNVVLTGDSLDILKSIPDNSIDSCVTDPPYGLSKEPNIREVLSKWMAGEDYTHRANGFMGKSWDSFVPGPAIWNEVFRVLKPGGHILCFSGTRTQDLMTISLRMAGFEIRDVVEWLYTSGFPKSLDISKAFDKRAGVERHVIGEREVPDKRNGHGRADGSSLFAGEQTGKIVHQITEPTTDLAKQWHGWGTSLKPAHEPVILARKPLLGNTCDTVEQYGTGAINIRDCRIPFADEKERQKLRHHPVENNTNSWKNTSEVMGYMTEDGLPPEEGRFPANCVTVDADEWYSPFFNITPKELSKKSSKKDRNSDWQGNVIDLEERRTYPGSGRGVINSKYTLDGNERKPVKSRNHHPTVKPVELMAWLIKLVTPPGGIVLDPFGGSGSTAVAARKNGFNFILIEREEEYAEVARARAA
- the dut gene encoding dUTP diphosphatase, with the translated sequence MNVEIIRLHPEAIFPKQQTEYASGFDLHALGVFPLDEIDCIEKNLGYQEFWVEPGERVLVRTGIGIQLPVGVEAQIRPRSGLALKEGITVLNSPGTIDADYAGELRVILINFGEEQFRILQGDRIAQMVFQPVLFGVDYSDSVDLRKTKRGSGGFGHTGTEGRKTA
- a CDS encoding anaerobic ribonucleoside-triphosphate reductase, translating into MKLSLTFEPGFHRLYQKFANDPIGLKLLELEGISPNKVDVGQMSHDYFTKRLADTSVDQNANSNEELSANNYQAEVTKGILKLEGYYLLWRYSKKRFGLHRANQMLSAIWRGELYFHDSSGQGIQVPYCFAFSTSNLMIEGRQYGQLHSLPPRRSDSFVAQVTEVVMDLSQEFAGAVAPGDFIVNLAWYLKKEGRDPERAEDRAYIENLWQKFVHVANNKFRISGQSPFSNVSIFDRENLKKLFEEYRYPDGTEVDVEYVMTVQKVIAEFFAQGDPSTGLPYRFPVMTANLSVDKDRRPIDEDFLDFISRINVKLGVLNIYANEGSKIAMCCRYVNDTERMKYRADSFGNGGLNIGSHRVVTINFPRLALDARDEKHFFVLLDRRARMARDLLLVHREEILRRRVKKGFLKFFKPLDWFSLDMLFSTIGIHGQYEMCEFMGLPMETAEGQAFTEKVLKRTEEYAAIFSRGTGHSFNTEEIPAESTAATLAKKDRLVYGKLQPFELYSNQYVPLIADMGTVDRIKLTGRFMKHVSGGGILHLNVQEQITDPYIMKKLILISLSEGIEHFAINYGFGICAHGHMAIVGTGTTCPICGQPITDHLTRVIGYFTRVSSWGDVRKNYEYPKRKFHELNKAG